One Bradyrhizobium manausense DNA segment encodes these proteins:
- the epmA gene encoding EF-P lysine aminoacylase EpmA: MAGDKLISPFWTPSRHLDRRPFLQARGAITGAVRGFFTEQGFVEVETSVLQVSPGNETHLHAPRTEIIRPDGSRASRYLRTSPEFACKKLLAAGEERIFEFARVFRDRERGDLHLPEFTMLEWYRAGAPYDAIMADTVVVIAQAAQATGIGTFAFRGRMADPFAEPELLTVAGAFERFAGLDLLSTISGNEGNRAALAQAAAGKVRVAEDDTWSDIFSKVLVEHVEPHLGQGRLTILFEYPSPEAALARVKASDPRVAERFEVYACGVELANGFGELTDADEQRKRFTESMAEKQRRYGEAYPLDDDFLAAVAAMPEASGVALGFDRLVMLASGATRIDQVVWTPPAEETLNER; this comes from the coding sequence ATGGCTGGGGACAAGCTGATTTCGCCGTTCTGGACCCCTTCGCGGCACCTCGACCGGCGGCCGTTCCTCCAGGCCAGGGGAGCCATCACCGGGGCTGTCAGGGGCTTCTTCACCGAGCAGGGCTTTGTCGAGGTCGAAACCTCTGTCCTCCAGGTCTCCCCAGGCAATGAGACCCATCTGCACGCCCCCCGGACCGAGATCATCCGGCCTGATGGCAGCCGGGCCAGCCGATACTTGCGGACTTCGCCCGAATTCGCCTGCAAGAAGCTGCTGGCGGCCGGGGAGGAGCGGATTTTCGAGTTCGCCCGGGTGTTCCGCGACCGCGAGCGCGGCGACCTGCATCTGCCCGAATTCACCATGCTGGAATGGTACCGGGCGGGCGCCCCCTACGACGCCATCATGGCCGACACGGTGGTTGTCATAGCCCAGGCCGCGCAGGCGACGGGGATCGGGACCTTTGCCTTCCGGGGCCGGATGGCCGACCCCTTCGCCGAGCCGGAGTTGCTGACCGTTGCGGGCGCCTTCGAACGGTTTGCCGGGCTCGACCTGCTGTCGACAATCTCGGGCAATGAGGGTAACCGTGCCGCGCTCGCTCAAGCCGCCGCCGGCAAGGTCCGGGTCGCCGAGGACGACACCTGGTCGGACATCTTCAGCAAGGTCCTGGTTGAGCATGTCGAGCCGCATCTGGGGCAGGGGCGTTTGACCATCCTGTTCGAATACCCATCTCCAGAGGCTGCGCTGGCGCGGGTGAAGGCCAGCGATCCCAGGGTCGCCGAGCGGTTCGAGGTCTATGCCTGTGGCGTCGAACTCGCCAACGGTTTTGGCGAACTCACCGACGCCGATGAACAGCGCAAGCGCTTCACCGAGTCGATGGCGGAGAAGCAGCGCCGCTATGGCGAGGCCTATCCCCTGGACGATGACTTTTTGGCCGCAGTTGCGGCGATGCCGGAGGCGAGCGGTGTCGCGCTCGGGTTCGACCGGCTGGTGATGCTGGCGAGCGGCGCAACACGGATTGATCAGGTGGTGTGGACACCGCCTGCAGAAGAGACGTTGAACGAGAGATGA
- the efp gene encoding elongation factor P — MRVIASSIRKGNVIEQDGKLYVVVSAENIHPGKGTPVSQIEMRRISDGVKISERYKTTDQVEKATIEERNYTFLYEDGDGYHFMNPETYDQVQVSKDVVGEAAAYLQPEMMVKLSTHDVNVVSLALPQRVTLEVVETEPVTKGQTASSSYKPAVLSNGIRTTVPPHIAVGTRIVVMTEDGSYSERAKD; from the coding sequence TTGAGAGTCATCGCCAGTTCTATTCGCAAGGGCAACGTGATCGAGCAAGACGGCAAGCTGTATGTCGTCGTCAGCGCCGAAAACATCCATCCCGGCAAGGGCACCCCGGTCAGCCAGATCGAAATGCGCCGAATCTCGGACGGGGTAAAGATCTCCGAACGCTACAAGACCACCGATCAGGTCGAAAAGGCCACCATCGAAGAGCGCAACTACACCTTCCTGTATGAAGATGGCGACGGCTACCACTTCATGAACCCCGAGACCTACGATCAGGTCCAGGTCTCCAAGGATGTTGTCGGCGAAGCCGCCGCCTATCTTCAGCCGGAGATGATGGTCAAGCTTTCGACCCACGACGTCAACGTGGTCTCGCTGGCGCTGCCGCAGCGCGTGACGCTGGAAGTGGTCGAGACCGAGCCGGTCACCAAGGGCCAGACTGCCTCGTCGTCTTACAAGCCGGCGGTGCTTTCCAACGGCATCCGCACCACCGTGCCGCCGCATATCGCCGTCGGCACCCGCATCGTGGTAATGACCGAAGACGGCTCCTACTCCGAGCGCGCCAAGGACTAA
- a CDS encoding M23 family peptidase — MPPGGETVVGKSFRFVSLFLASLSLLTATPVAADEIRSPSLTALRVDWRAALDQLRTEINSHPQIAGDFIFMPRRSVPRFDPRAMPALVQLNAVSSQFFTGIARSPVPVLLPFDAAAYLEAQRSGAQTPLALSRYQADFNPVDMFDAGPAGYSASFSLEPGAGDGMPTRAFARPVEIQITGSALVYDIADPAGGKGEQFKPLATIYPDLRRFIREGYVRYAFTRFGAAYVVSVQCLDSVAKPRRLACKEAYPVAERFLKALHVAGGQRMRPLMDVASYVIDRPAARSADFSYRPSGDIIPNTGYRKQGGHPDPMAYAQIRFPLEKAPAFVHSQSYAKRDKDEGPRAYPWRDNFCESRSFEVWQCGSGYGHQGEDIRAADCASPSDAREPCDPKQRGVVAVRDAMVIRASKDQAATLEVNTRTEHIRFRYMHMNPQALNADGVLNGRIVAEGEKIGVISNYLDHPAGTSMHLHFDVQVFTRDGWIWVSPYVTLVSAYERLIHARGREIGPEIASTPQPVAHALPEDVIKPDLREGSSSEEN; from the coding sequence GTGCCGCCGGGGGGCGAGACAGTGGTTGGGAAGAGTTTCCGCTTCGTCTCGCTGTTTCTGGCGTCGCTCTCGCTCCTCACCGCCACGCCGGTCGCTGCGGACGAGATCCGCAGCCCGTCCCTCACGGCTTTGCGCGTCGACTGGCGCGCAGCGCTCGACCAGCTCCGCACCGAGATCAACAGCCACCCGCAGATCGCGGGTGATTTCATCTTCATGCCGCGTCGTTCGGTACCGCGCTTCGATCCGCGCGCGATGCCGGCGCTGGTGCAACTCAACGCGGTCTCCTCGCAATTCTTCACCGGCATCGCCCGCAGCCCCGTTCCCGTGCTGTTGCCGTTCGATGCCGCCGCCTATCTCGAAGCGCAACGCAGCGGTGCCCAGACCCCACTGGCACTGTCGCGCTACCAGGCCGACTTTAATCCCGTCGACATGTTCGACGCCGGCCCCGCCGGCTACAGCGCGAGTTTTTCGCTAGAGCCCGGCGCCGGTGACGGCATGCCGACACGTGCCTTCGCGAGGCCGGTGGAGATTCAGATCACGGGATCCGCGCTCGTGTACGACATCGCCGATCCCGCCGGCGGCAAGGGCGAGCAGTTCAAACCGCTTGCGACCATCTACCCGGACCTGCGCAGATTCATCCGCGAAGGCTATGTGCGTTACGCCTTCACACGCTTCGGCGCCGCCTATGTGGTGTCGGTCCAGTGCCTCGACAGCGTCGCAAAGCCGCGGCGGCTCGCCTGCAAGGAAGCCTATCCCGTTGCCGAGCGCTTCCTGAAGGCGCTGCACGTCGCCGGTGGCCAGCGTATGCGGCCACTGATGGATGTTGCCTCGTACGTGATCGATCGCCCCGCCGCGCGTTCGGCGGATTTCAGCTACCGGCCGAGCGGCGACATCATCCCCAATACCGGCTATCGCAAACAGGGCGGCCATCCCGATCCGATGGCCTATGCACAGATCCGTTTCCCACTTGAGAAGGCGCCGGCCTTTGTGCATTCGCAATCCTATGCCAAACGCGACAAGGACGAGGGCCCGAGGGCTTATCCCTGGCGCGACAATTTCTGCGAGTCTCGCAGCTTCGAGGTCTGGCAATGCGGCAGCGGCTACGGCCACCAGGGAGAGGACATCCGCGCCGCCGACTGCGCCTCGCCAAGCGATGCCCGTGAGCCCTGCGATCCCAAGCAGCGCGGCGTCGTTGCCGTGCGCGACGCCATGGTGATCCGAGCTTCCAAGGACCAGGCCGCGACGCTCGAGGTCAACACGCGCACGGAGCACATCCGCTTCCGCTATATGCACATGAACCCGCAGGCGTTGAACGCCGATGGGGTGCTGAATGGCCGCATCGTCGCGGAAGGCGAGAAGATCGGCGTGATCTCGAACTATCTCGACCATCCCGCGGGCACGTCGATGCACCTGCATTTCGACGTCCAGGTGTTCACGCGCGATGGCTGGATCTGGGTCAGCCCCTACGTCACGCT